The DNA segment AGGATGGGAAGAGCATATTTCCGCGAATTATTCAGTTTCCCGCGCAATGAAGCAACCGTTAATTCTTCGCGGTCAGCTAACATTGTCTTGATTATGGCAATTATTTCCTGCCAGCGATCGCGATGAAAAGCGATGGTCGGCCCGGTTTTAATGGCCAGGCCCGTAGTCATCAGATAATTGAAGGCTTCCCGGCCGATTTTATTATCGCCGATCAATTCCTTGATGGTTGGCGGGGCATAACCACCCTCACGAAGTTCCTTTTCCAGCCGATCAGCCATCTCCTTAATCTCGCCTTTCACAAAGATCGTGCGACAAGGCAGGTCATAGCGATTCTTCTTTTTTACCAGCAATCCCTTAGCCACCATCAATTCCAGGACCTGTTCCGACGATTTGACCGTCAATCCGGCCCGGTCGGCCACAATATCGATCGCCGCGCCATCCTGATGAGGATATAAACTGAAATATTCATTTAATGAATTCGTAATTGTATCGAATCTCGGGGCCAGATCATTGGGACGATAACAGCGTCCGTTATATTCATCGAGGGCACCCTTTTCTATTAATTCGGAGACCAGGTGATCAAGTTCGCCCTGAGCGAAATTGGCCCAGCGCAAATCTCGGCGGCTATCCATAAATAAATCTCGGGCAAAACCGGTTTCAAGAATATCAGCAAGTGTCATGGCACACCGGGCCTCAAGATATGCAAATCGGTCCAGTTCTTTTTTACGGGGGAACCGATCCAGAATATCCATCACCTGCCCTCCTCCAATCGTTATCTGGGGTGTTGGCAAACGGAAGATACATCGGTCGCCGATGAAAGCCAGAACCGGTTTATACGGTTTAAAAAATATTATTCCCTCCGTCCCCGGCCGCAGATCTCGTTGCCCGTAAGGGCGAGCCTCACCTTCAATCTCAGTTGTCCCCAGTATCATCAGAAGACGACGATGGTCGTCAATCCCAATTTCGGCCTCCGGCAGGACCCTTGCCTGAATCGCAAGAACCGGCTTGTCGGGATACCCGTCGATCAAATCCGGGATGGTCATGACGGAACCGCGACCAAGAAATTGCTTATCGATTCCCGTCAGACTCATTGATGTTCGCTGCCCCGGCAAAGCCTGCATAACCTGCTGGCTGTGAGATTGAATTGTCCTGATCTTTCCCTTTTTACCGGACGGAAAAACCAAGATATCCTGCCCTGCGCTCAATGCACCGCCTCGCAGCGTTCCGGCCACAATGCCCCCCATGCCGGCCAGAACAAATGAGCGATCGACATACAGCCGGGGTTTACCGATATCCCGGCGCTCGGTGATTGTATCAGCCAGATGGATTATTTCTTCACGAAGCCGGCCAAAGCCTTCCCCGGTAACCGATGAAATTCTGACAATCGCAGCCTTTTCCAGAAATGATCCTTTCAGTTTATCGCGAATATCCTCCTCGACAACATCAACCCAGTCGGGATCAGCCAGATCGATTTTGGTAATAGCCACCATCCCATATCTGATATCCAGCATCTGCGTAACCCGGAAGTGTTCCTGGCTTTGCGGCATCCAGCCATCATCGGCGGCTACCACCAGGATAACCGCATCGATCCCACCCGCCCCGGCAATCATATTGCGAACAAAACGCTCATGCCCCGGGACATCAATAATTCCTATCCGCCTGCCGTCAGGAGTATCATAATAGGCAAACCCGATATCAATCGTCATGCCCCTTAGCTTTTCTTCCGGAAGACGGTCGGGATCTATCCCGGTCAGGCGAGTTATCAGAGATGATTTTCCATGATCGATATGGCCGGCGGTCCCGATTACAAACATATCACAACTGGTCGATTAGATCCTGAATTATTTTAACCAACCATCGGGCATCATCATCATCAATCGCCTTCAGGTCAATCATAAACTTCTCATCGGTTATACGGCCAATTACCGGCGGTTGTGCGGCCCGAAATAAATCGGCGATTTTCTGTGGCTTGACAGTGCTGTTAAAGATCAGCGAAATGGACGGCAGTGGAACCTCAGGCAGGGCACCGCCTCCCATCCGTCCCCGGGTGGCATCAAGAGAAATTTTATCTCCGGCCCCGATTTCCTCCAATAAACACCGCCCTTTTTGATACAATTCCGCTTCAGATATGGCCGCCAGCCGCCAGAGTTTGATTTTCTCTTTCCAGGTATTATTCAGATAATAACCGAGTAGTTCTTCGACCGCTGAAAAAACGGTTTTATCGACCCGAAGAACCCGGTAAATGGGATTTTTCTTGATTCGGGCAACCATATCTTTATAACCGACAATCAATCCGGCTTGGACCCCGCCGAGTAATTTATCGCCGGAGAAACAGGTCAACGCCGCTCCGTCGCGCACCGAACCCTGAACCGTTGGTTCTTCGGTTCCGGCGAATTCCCTGGTATCCACCATAACTCCGCTGCCAAGATCATTGACCACCGGCAAACCAAATTCCCGTCCGAGTTGTACCAGGGCCTTCAGGTCGATCTCGGCCGAGAAACCGGTAACGGCAAAATTACTCCGGTGTACCTTCAGAATCATGGCTGGCTTTTCGGCAAGAGCCGCCCTATAATCATCCAACGTGGTGATATTGGTAGTGCCGATTTCCAAGAGATGGGCGCCGGATTTACGAATAATATCCGGGATCCTGAAACCGCCGCCGATCTGAACCAGTTCACCGCGCGAGATAACGACCTTACGCCGATTGGCGAAGGTGTTCAGAATAATAAACAGGGCCGCGGCATTATTGTTGACTATCGTTCCGGCTTCAACTCCGGATACCAAGGCCAGGTATTTCTCGGCCAGCTCTCCCCGCCTGCCGCGTTTACCGGAAGCAACCTCAAATTCCAGATTACCATAACCAGTAATATGGTTTTTAATGTTATCGAAAAGATCTTCCGAAAGAGGCGCGCGCCCAAGATTGGTATGTACCAATATCCCCGTCCCATTGATCACCCGTCCGATTTTTTTTCGACGCATGATCCGGATTTGCTTTATGATGGTATCCCGGAGATTTTCAAAGGATATTTCATCGCAATCCCGGCCAAGCCGTTCTTTCATTCGCTCGACAACCTCGCGGACGATATCCACTACCAGCGGCCGGGCCAGTTCACTCGAAACCGACATGATTTTTTCATCGGCAACCAGGATCTCCACCGCGGGGAAATCCCGTTTCGATTTTATAATTCTTTCACTCAAATTAAAGCCTGTACAGAAAGGTGGCCACCACCCGACCGACACTTTTTAGTGATGCCGGAGAACATTTATCGGGAGTATCATGAGTCGTGTGCCAGTCCGGGTAATTGAAATCGATTATGACAATGGATGGAATCCTGATAGTGTTGAATGATAAATGATCATCATGCACGGCATAGCCGACCGAATCGATGAAAGCCGTTTCACCCAATTCGGCCGCAATCCCCCAGACCATATCGTTCAAAGGTGCAATATACTTCTGGGAGAATTCCTCCCGATAGATTTTCAGGTCCTTATCTCCGATCATATCAATCACCAGGGCGGATTTATATTTGTCCTTGATATTCCGTCGGACCATCTCCCTCGCCCCTAAAAAATATTCATCCAGACGACTGGGCGGTCCCCAATCTTCACCATCAAGCAATCCAAAATCGATATTTACCCGTGGCTTCGTCCTGGATATAAGATTACCTAATTCCATCAACACGGCCACCCCCGAAGCTCCATCGTTAGCCCCGGGAAGCCACTCCTCCCTTTTGGTTGAATCGGGATCATACTCCGTTCGAGGCCGGCTGTCATAGTGTGCCGCCAGAAGATATCGAGGCGCATCGGACGAATCGGTCCCGGTAAATGAGGCAATAACATTAACCATCTCGATTGCCTTACCTGTGGTTCGATCATTATGAATAAATTCCATGGTGTCGATTTTCGCCCCGAGACTATCGAAGAAGGCAATCAGGTATTCACGGCATAGTCGGCTGTTTTCTGTACCCGGGACACGCGGTCCGAAGGCAACCTGCTCCTCGATATATCGAAAAGCCCGGTTACCATCAAACTCCGGAACGGTAATCTGTTTATTGCCGCCGCAAGAAATACCGATTAAAATTATCAGGATTATTGCGTCCGAAATAAAACGATCATGTTTTTTAATCATACACGGAAGGAATAAAAGAAGGCTCCAAATGTCAATTAAATAATTAGAATCGGATATCGACCCAGATGCGCAGTTCACGAACATGAGATGTACGCTGCAACTGCTTGTTATTGGTATCCTGCCAGCGTCCCGTGATACCACCTTTGATCTGCGATGAAAAGGTGTAAGAAATGGTCGGAGTGATGGTCAGGTCGGTGTTGTCGCCCTTCGACAGAAGGGGTTCATCTCCATCGGCCTCCTCGGTCTTCTGTTTGCGTAACATGACCTGTAGGGATATCGTCATGGTCGAGCTGAACTTAAGACGGCCAAACAGGGGGAAATTGACTCCGGTCGGCCATGAAAAAGAATATTTGGTCGAAACGGTGGCGTTTTCGCTGGTGTTGCGCGAACGACGGGTCAGTTCACCGGTACTGGAATTGTAAGTCCTATCCTCGGTTACCGTCCTACCGGTGGTAACATCAATCCGCAATCCGCGCATAAGATCAAAACTGAAAGACAATAATGGATTCTGAGTGACGGTGGTTTTATCCGAAGTTTTGAAACCCGTGGCCAGGTTGATTGTCTCCGAGGTACTGCGGGAGTACTTCGTCCGCGGCGAAAATGACCGGATAAAAGGATTCAATATTTTAAAAGTTGAAAGTTGATTGATGGTGAAATTGAAATCCGGGAAAGTCGTTGAAACTGTTTTCTGCGGATTGACCGACTTAATTAGATCTCGCTTGATGTTCCGGTTGAAAGAAACGGTGGTTTTCAGGCCGCCAAGAAGTTGGGTCCCGGATCCGAAGGAATAGTTGGTCGATTTGGAGGTGTATGTGGAACGTCCCACACTCGAGACATCCGGATCGATAAGAGCTCCTATATCTTCGGTTAATCCGAAACGGAATTTGGCCTGGGCCCGCTCCAGCAGGCCGACATAGGAATAGCTGTAGGCCTCCTTGAAATCGTATGAAATGGGGTCGATCCAGCCAGTTAAAAAGGCCAGAATCCTTCGGGGCGGACCGGTAAAAGCTTTCAAAACATTCTTTTTCTCTCCAACTACCGTGACGCCTTTACCCTGTTCGGCATCGCGCACGCGTTGCCGCGGTCGCTCTCTTTTGCCGGAAGATGAACCGAACAGCTTCTTGAAATCAAAATTACCCCCGATACCGTAAGATTTGGTGGCCGACATATTACGCGTATTATTACTGACATTCATATCCTCGCGATAGGATGTCGTAAAACTGAAGCGATGGGTCAGGAAGGCAAACATATTCGGATCGTAGTTGGCTCCGAACGACTGATTGTAATTGGTCTCCCGGCCGAATTTGAAATCCCTGGGATTCAAAGCCAGATTTACTGTTTCGGGATCGCTTAAATCCCGTCGCGTATCCATATTATAATTGGCGTTGAGATTATCCGATATTTTATAACTGGTTCGGAAGGTTCCTTTAAAATCCCGGGTCAGGTTATTGGTCAGAACATCGCTCGAATTTCGGGAAATCCGCAAACTGCGATTGAGATCACCGCTGAAGGTATAATTATTGGGGAAGAAATAAAACTTGTTCTGACTCAGTTTATTCAGCAATGGAATGGGCTTGGTCCAGAAAAATGGCCGAATGCTGGGGACCTTGGTAATACCGGCGCTGTAGTTGGCCCCCAAGCGGTAACTTTCCGTCAATGACATGGGTGTGGTCGGCGATGTTCCGTCGGACCGGGTATACGAGAAATTTGTTTTCAATTTGTTGAGAAGTACCGTAAACAGCGGATTTTTGGTCTTTTTGTTAAAGGCTTCCGAGATAGACATTGATTTCTGGGTACTGATGGTACTTTCATCATCCCGTAATTCCTCCGGCAGGATAATATCGGAATTGCTCTTTAGCCTGGGGACACTGGTGTTTTTCGAATACCTTAGGGAAAGCGGCAGATTGGCCCCGTACGACCGGGGCACAAACCGGTCAAGTTTGAAATTGGCTCCGAAACTGTAACCCGTGGTGGTTTTCCCGCTGCCGAGATTATCACTTGACCCTCCCCGGGTGGAACTTGAAATTTTCCGAAAATAACTGTTCTCGTAATTATAGCCCGCATTGTAGGTGAATAAATCCGCCACATTTCCGCTTACCGAAACCCTGGTTGCCAGACCGACATCCCGCCGCACGTCCGTCAGCCGAAGTTCATCCAGCCAAATCTGCCCCGTCGCCCCCTCATCCTGGTTGATGTTGATAATACCCGCCGCCAAATATTTCACCTGGGTAATATTGGGTTTACCATAGACCCGATAAACTTTATTGCCCATCACCGAGTCGATCACATTGGTATCGGCGTTTTCCCCCCGGGCCAGTTCCAGATAACTCTTCAAACCGGTGATATCGTTGAAATCCATTTCCACTTCAATCCAGGCCGAGGTGTCGATCCAGTCATCTTCGTTAAGATATTGTCGAACCTCGTAGTAGTTGGTGCTGCTCTGGCCAACCCGGAAAAAGAACATCAATTCCCCATTGGGATATTCCTTGGGACCATGGACGAACAGCGCCAGATTACGATAGCCCATCAAATTCGGCGTATCATAAAGAATGCGCTCGGCAATACCGGTATCGGATGCAGTCGAATCGTAAGCTTTAAAATCGGTAAAATCGAGAAGGAGAGATTGCTCCGGTTCTCTTATCCGGGTGTTAGCGTCATAAAATCCGACCACCCCCGGAGGCGAATTATAATTTAGATTTTCCTGGGTATTGATGACAGCCACATTGAATTTGGCCGTACTGTCGGCGGTCGGATAGACAATCGTATCCTCCCAGTTTGAGGTTATGATGTCAGTTGAGGCAACGGCCAGGGTACAGGGTTCTCCGGTTGGAGATTCCATCCAGTACCGGATATACTCGATCTGACTCCACAGGGGCGAACCCACGATGGTATCGGCAATACTGGTATCCCGGATTGGTATCCGATGGGTTCGCCAGCCGTAATTATTTTCCGAACTGTCGACCAGGAAGGGGCTGTTGGGATCGGCCAAATCGATACTGAAGGAAAAGTAATCATTCTGTTTGTTCAGAATAAGATCCCGATTGATGTCCTCGGTGTCCGGACGGCCCAGGATTCCCGGATCGCTTTTATTATTCTCCGTCCCGTTTATTTTATCATAGTAATTGGGATTAGCATCGGCATTGTATACCCAATCATCGCCATCCGGGTCGCTTTCGTTGTATCCGGGCGGCGGGTCGCTCTCATAACGAGTTTCATTGGCATTGATCAATCCGTCCAGTCCGATATCTTCGCCATCATCGAGAAAATCATTGGAGTTTTTATCTTCGGTGTCAAGATTCCCGTTACCGTTGACATCCTCTGAAATCTTGCCCATTTCAATATGCAAAATACCCCGTTTACCATGGGAACGAATCTCAAGCAACTGGGCATCGTCCTGATCGGATGCCCCCGATGCCAGAAAACGCATGATTCCGCCCCAGGAATTGGTTGGATTATCAATCCTCACGGTTGTATCCACTCCCCCGTCCCGTCGATCGAGAATGGTCGGTTTGAATACCATCCAGAGGGTATGCGTTCCGCTTTGATCGGTGGTGATTTCTTTTTCCCAGATTTGATTGGTGGCCACCTGAGTGTACGGATTAAACCAGATCATTCTGCCGCGGATATTAATACTGTCCAGCGAAACCGGTTTGGAGGCCAGATACCATGATTCCCGATAAACACCAAGAGAATAAGCATCCCGGCTACCCTCGAAATCATCCATATAAGCAACCCCATCCACATTGGGATTGGGATATGACTGGGCGATTTCTGCCGAAACGGCCAGGTTCGATTCCTGCTCGGTTGTAAAAAACGGAATGGCATTGGCCATCGAGGTCATGAAATTCGGTTTGACCCGAAAACTGATGTCGGCATCCCAGACCAGCATCTTGGAAGTTTCCTGACCCACTTTCGGTTTACGATCGGTGGCTTTGTCGGACTTGTATAAGAACGTCGATCCGAGTTTCAGATTGTCGCTGAATTCATACTCGCCGCGAATTCCGAAAAGAGTCTTCTTCTGCATGGTGATAAATGGCGAATACTCGAAATCAAGAGAGATATCGGCATTCGGGTCGGTGGCTTCCTCGGTTAAAAAAGTAACCTGGCCGAAATCATAGTTAATGCGATAATCGGTTCCCCTCTCCAGTTGCCGTCCATTGAGAGTGATCCGCTCCGAGCCCTCGATAATATTCGATTTCCCCAGACTGATTTCTGAGGCCCGATTCAGGCTTGAAACCTGGAGATAGTAGGTGGTATTTTTTACGGCCTCCTGGCCCGCATAAATATTAGTATATATGTCCGGAACCCTGGTCTCCAGTTCGGTTCCGGCAAAGACACTGTCCGGATCGAATGGTTTGCGATCTGGAAATATCAGCAAACCCCTCTCTTTCTCGATTATAGCAGTCAAAACATCGGCTTTACCATCCGCCCCGCTGCTCCCGGTACTTCCCTGGCGATCAAGTCCCAGAATCTGGATATAAGGAACACCGTTCTGGTTATCGATATTATCTTCATCGCCCTCAGTCGTGGATAGACCCTTGTAAATATTTATCTCAAGCCCGTCCGCATCCAAATTGCGTGATTTGAGATAATAAACATTTCGCCACATATATTGCCAGGTGTGATAGGTATTGGAGGAACTGCTGGGTTTTATCAGCTTCAGTGCAAATGGTTCCGAGGCAATATTGCCGACCGTATCAACTGAGCCGTTAGCCCGCCGGATAATCATATAGGCACCAATTGCCGTATTATAAGTCCCGGCATTGGGGGAATCGAAAATAATCCAGTGCTCTTTAACATCGACCGTGTAAACATCGGGACTTATTTCCGCCACCAGCGCTTCCTCGTTCTCACTGGAATAATCGCTATTACTGGAATCGCCGGGATCAACATACATCGTGGCATTATCTCCAAGCTCCGTTCCGGTGTTGGTTTTCACGGAATAAAATAGGTTGATCTGTTCGATAACATCACCGGTTCCACCGGGAAAGTCCGAATCTACCCCGAGATCATAAATCATGCCGTCGGCAAATTGATAATCCCGGAGATAGAAAACACTGGCGCTGGCCCCGGCATCGATGGAGGTCCGCTCCGTCGTCCCCTTCTCCTGGCTGGCGATAGCCGTCAGGTTCAAACTTCCGATCTGAGCCTCGGTCTTTACTCCGAACAATCCCTGGATGCGGCTGGAATAACCCACGAATTGGGTGTTGGGCAGGGAAAGAGTAGTATTTCCCGCTTCGATACTCTTGATAATATCATCTTCATCGCCCTTGTAGCGAATCATCAGACGGTTGGCCAGAGGTATATCCGTTTTGGAGTCCTGGCTGACCGATACCGTTATTTTGGATCCGATGGTGCCGTTGATATCGAACCGCGAAATTTGTTCCATATTCAGCGAGGGGAATTTACTCTGGCGATAGGTGGCTGTTTCCTCGCGATCATCCCAGCGCGACGTCCCCGAGAAAGAAATCTGGTGATAACCGGAAACTTTCAAACCGGCCCCGCCTTCACCGAAAAGCGATTCCACCGCTTTGGATTTAATCGGAATATTGATGGCCAGGAGTCCGCCCTGTTTGTCTTTTTGCTGTTTCGACAGAGCCTGGGCCCGCGATTCATTCATCTTCATATTCAGGATGGCGGAGCGGCGCCAGGTCAGATAATCCGTGGCATCGACCGTCCGGGGAACATATTCATAATTATAAACCGATTTCTTATAATAGGAACTTGTAAAGGTTAGAGTATTGTCTTCAAAACTGGATCGGTCAACTTTGGGGCTAACCGTATATATCATCCTTAACTGGGGGTAATCCGATTTCGAGATTGAGGCTATGAAACGAACACGTTCTTCCGGATATGGAGAAATATCGCCCGATGGCGTTTCCAGAGAGGCGCGAAACCCCGGCGGCGCGGAGTATCCCCATTGCGGGATCATATACACCAGGGTCAGAAAAATGAAAAATGTAAGTCGTCTAAACGTGGCAGTTACCGACTATCAGTCAGTTAATTTTAAATCGTTAAAAAATGTCGATAGGCCTGCCTCCTCAAAATTCGCCAAGGAAAATAATTTCTTCCTGCAATTCTATGCCGAATTTTTCCCTGACCTTTGATTTCATTATTTGCGAGAGTTTTTTAATATCATCGGATTTCGCCGAACCATCATTAATCAAAATGTTGGCATGATTTTCAAAAACCCGGGCATCACCGCATCGCAGTTGCTTGGCTCCGATTTCGTCCAGTAGTTGGCCAGCTGAAAGTTTTCCAAACTTCCTGGTTTTGTCCGGGATATTTTTAAAAAAACATCCCGCCGAATGAAGCCCGATCGGCAATTTGGCGGCCCTCATGGCCATAATTTCATCAACTCGGCGCATGATTTTTACCTTTTCGCCCTTTTTTAGTGCAAACCTGGCGCCAGTCACGAATTCCATGGTATTTTTGAGTTTTGACCAACGATAAGAAAAATCAAAATATGCAGCCTTTTCAGTCCTTATATTACCCTGTCTGTCAACCAGTTCCGCCTCCACCAGCAAATTTCCCACTTCGTCCCCATAGGCGCCGGCATTACCGAAAATGGCGCCGCCAACAGTACCCCATATTCCTGTTGCAAATTCAAGGCCGGTCAGCGACTTTTCTGTCGCGAAGTTAATCAGCGCCTGGAGTTCCTCGCCCGACCCCGAATGAACCTGCTCACCATCGCAATCAAGATCCATGATCGAATTCTTGATAATCAACCCCTTATAACCGGCATCCGATACCAGCAGGTTTGACCCGCCTCCAAGCATAAAGAACGGAATCTTTAAACGGGCTGCCATTGCCACCAGGCGAGACAACTCCTCAGCCGAATCGACCTCCATAAAAAGTCTGGCGGCCCCCCCGGTACCCATCGTATTGTATTCGGCCAGAGGATGATCGGGTATAATTTTTTCACCGAATTCCCCGATCAGAACCCGCAGGGAGTCATCAAAATTCCAGGCGTTATCTTGCGTCATTTATCCTCACTATTATAATCCAATGCCCGTGAAATTGCAAGCCAAAAGGGCTTTTCAGAGCATACCGAATTGATAGACATCGGTTAGAATTTCATTCGATCAGGCCTTATCCTGATCATTTTCGGAATCCGCTTCTCCGCCATTGGCCGCCTGTGAATTGGCTTCGGTTGATTCTCCGGCCTTATCTTTGTCTTCATCTTTTTCATCGGTTTTTTTGGATTCGTCTACAAAATTCATCCGGGTTTCGTACAGGGCTCGATCAATTATGCTTTTTTCTTCGGGACTGAGATTTCCGCCTGTTTTTTCGGCCAGCATCCCTAACATATCGATACTGGCCCGGGCCTGTTCCAGATTCCGCTCGACTTTCCCTGACAATGGCGAAGCCACTTTGCCCATCTGTTGCATAGCTGCCATCTGCAACGATATTACCAGTTGAAAGAAATGAATATTGATATCTTTTTTATCCCCGGTCATATTACCTCCAAAGGAACCCCAACACCTTTTACCTTAATTGGTTTTCGGCAAAATTATTGATATATCATTGTCACCCAATGTCAGCCATCATCTTTCTGCCCGAAAGCCGACCGACCAGGTGGTTTATTATCCGCCGTTCATCATCATCAGGATTGGATTCATTCTTCAGCAAGCTGATTGCCGTTTTTCGGGCAATAGGCAACAGGTCGCTGTCACGAACCAGATTGGCAATCTTCAATTCCGGCAGGCCATGTTGCCTTGTACCGAAAAATTCACCAGGGCCTCGTAACTGCAAATCGGCCTCTGCAATTTTAAAACCATCGGTGGACGATTGAAATAAATTCAATCGATGTTTGGCCAGATCGCTGACCGGAGGTGTCGCGATTGCAATGGTGATCCCCCGCGTTCCGCCCCGGCCGACCCGTCCCCGTAATTGATGTAACTGCGACAGGCCAAAACGCTCGGCATGTTCGATTACCATGACCGATGCCGAGGGAATATCAATTCCCACTTCTATAACGGTGGTGGCCACCAGAATATCAATTGCCCGATCGCGAAATTGCTGAATAATCTTCTCTCTCTTGTCTTTTTTTACACGGCCATGAACTAGTTCCACTCTGAATTCAGGAAAGACGTCTTTCTTTAATAGCTTATACGCCTCCTCGGCCGCCTGCAAATCCAGCTTTTCCGATTTTTCGACCAGCGGATAAACAAAGAAAATCTGCTCGCTACGGCCAAGCCGTTTTTTCAGGTAGGCATAAATATCCGGACGGGAACTCGCCGTTCTCCAGACCGTTTTGACCGGATGCCGTCCCGGGGGCATGGTTTTAATGGAGGTAAAATCAAGATCTCCATAAAGTGTCATGGCCAGCGTTCGGGGAATCGGGGTGGCGGTCATCACCAGCGTATCGGGATAAACTCCCTTACTCATTAAGCGACCGCGCTGCATAACTCCGAATCGATGTTGTTCGTCGATTATAACCAGCCCCAGCCTTTTAAATCGAACCGATTCCGAAATTACGGCGTGGGTCCCGAACAGGATTTGAATATCACCCGAGGCCACCGCTTTATTGATTGTCCGGCGGACAGCCGGAGTTAATGACCCGGTCATCAGGGCGCTTTCAATACCGACTTCATGTAGCGCCTGCCGCCAGTTCTGATAATGCTGCTCTGCCAGGATCTCGGTGGGAGCCATGAAGGCTGTCTGGAGATTGTTCTCGGCCGCATAAACCGAGGCCAGCAGTGCCACCACCGTTTTGCCGCAACCGACATCACCCTGCAACAGACGATGCATCGGTCGATCGGACTGCAAATCGCCATAAATTCTCTCGGCCGCGGTTTTCTGATCGTTGGTTAACCGATATGGCAGAGCCGTTATGAAAGCCCTGATATGGTCGGCTGGTTTAATATAATGATGCTTTTTGGCCACCCGCGAATTGTTTTTACGATGACTCAATATCAGAAATTGAAGTTCCAGAAGCTCATCGAAACTGAGCCGTCGACGTCCTTTCTCGGCGTCCTCCATATTATCCGGAAAATGGATATCCCGAATGGCCTGACCCAGCGGGATAAAACCAAATTCCTTCAGAATTTTTTCGGGGAGGTAATCCGGGATATTATCGGCCACCGCGGTCAGGGCAGTATTGACCATTCCTCGCAGCACCCGGCCGGTAATACCGGCCTTTTTTAATTCCGCCGTTGATGGATAAACCGGAATGATTCGCCCGGTATGAATCAGTTCCGCTGCTTCATCTTCAATCCGTTCGACTTCAGGATGTACCATCTGCCTTTGCTGGAAATAGGTTACCGGACCGGTCACCGATAGAATATCACCCTTGTTGAACATTTTCTCCAGATATCGATACCCGGCAAACCAGATCAGCGCAATCTGTCCGGTGCCATCCCCAAGAATAACCTCCAGCCGCTGACGACGCCCTTTGAGAATCCCTTTACCCAAAACCCGGCCAATCACGGTTGCCTCCATATTGGCCTGAAGGGAACCAATTGAGACAATCATGGAACGATCGAGATAGCGCCGGGGCAGATAG comes from the Candidatus Zixiibacteriota bacterium genome and includes:
- the recG gene encoding ATP-dependent DNA helicase RecG, whose product is MPLLKLNSEIQYLKGVGPRRAAVLAGAGIERLDGLLHYLPRRYLDRSMIVSIGSLQANMEATVIGRVLGKGILKGRRQRLEVILGDGTGQIALIWFAGYRYLEKMFNKGDILSVTGPVTYFQQRQMVHPEVERIEDEAAELIHTGRIIPVYPSTAELKKAGITGRVLRGMVNTALTAVADNIPDYLPEKILKEFGFIPLGQAIRDIHFPDNMEDAEKGRRRLSFDELLELQFLILSHRKNNSRVAKKHHYIKPADHIRAFITALPYRLTNDQKTAAERIYGDLQSDRPMHRLLQGDVGCGKTVVALLASVYAAENNLQTAFMAPTEILAEQHYQNWRQALHEVGIESALMTGSLTPAVRRTINKAVASGDIQILFGTHAVISESVRFKRLGLVIIDEQHRFGVMQRGRLMSKGVYPDTLVMTATPIPRTLAMTLYGDLDFTSIKTMPPGRHPVKTVWRTASSRPDIYAYLKKRLGRSEQIFFVYPLVEKSEKLDLQAAEEAYKLLKKDVFPEFRVELVHGRVKKDKREKIIQQFRDRAIDILVATTVIEVGIDIPSASVMVIEHAERFGLSQLHQLRGRVGRGGTRGITIAIATPPVSDLAKHRLNLFQSSTDGFKIAEADLQLRGPGEFFGTRQHGLPELKIANLVRDSDLLPIARKTAISLLKNESNPDDDERRIINHLVGRLSGRKMMADIG
- a CDS encoding DUF1844 domain-containing protein, whose amino-acid sequence is MTGDKKDINIHFFQLVISLQMAAMQQMGKVASPLSGKVERNLEQARASIDMLGMLAEKTGGNLSPEEKSIIDRALYETRMNFVDESKKTDEKDEDKDKAGESTEANSQAANGGEADSENDQDKA